A region from the Aegilops tauschii subsp. strangulata cultivar AL8/78 chromosome 5, Aet v6.0, whole genome shotgun sequence genome encodes:
- the LOC141022782 gene encoding uncharacterized protein, producing MDVLTKIFNKAATEGVISSFPRISAMQRLSIYADDVTLFVKPLASDLQFIRQVLQIFGQASGLRVNYAKSSAILIRGNDADRRRVADMLQCQEGDFPCKYLGLQLAIRQLTHAEWQPMLDHAKYFVPAWQHGLIQRPGRLILVKSMIAAKPVHHFMVIEASDWVFEELDRWMRAFFWKGKEKVNGGQCLVTWNAICRPTDYGGLGIKCLKQQALALRVRWEWLLRTDPNRPWQGLPMATDGMAKRVFDSLVCIKVGNGSRVQFWSNIWIFGFAVIDIVPLIHGLVDTRTRNRRKVEQALDNEAWLQDINGDLSFSAHLQLLHLGRQSPWFRGIPTPTINSRGRVMPQEFTLHCLFIKDSASGWRNRPSQHAFGGAGPPQMQDLHVAGRPASHLDLGSTGQTRSAGSSFAMLHLSSRGR from the coding sequence ATGGATGTGCTGACCAAGATCTTCAACAAAGCAGCAACGGAGGGAGTCATCAGTTCGTTCCCAAGGATCTCGGCCATGCAGCGCCTCTCCATCTACGCGGACGATGTCACGCTTTTTGTCAAACCATTGGCGAGTGACCTGCAGTTCATCAGACAAGTGTTACAGATCTTTGGCCAGGCATCAGGTCTAAGGGTGAACTATGCCAAGTCCTCGGCAATCCTTATCAGAGGTAACGACGCAGATCGCCGGCGTGTGGCCGATATGCTCCAATGTCAGGAGGGAGATTTCCCATGCAAATACTTGGGGCTACAGCTCGCCATCAGACAGCTGACCCATGCGGAGTGGCAACCCATGCTAGACCACGCCAAGTACTTCGTCCCGGCATGGCAACATGGTCTCATACAGAGGCCTGGAAGGCTAATCCTTGTCAAATCCATGATCGCTGCCAAACCTGTCCACCACTTCATGGTCATAGAGGCGTCGGATTGGGTCTTCGAGGAGCTGGACAGATGGATGAGGGCTTTCTTCTGGAAAGGGAAAGAGAAGGTCAATGGAGGACAGTGCCTCGTCACTTGGAATGCGATTTGCCGTCCTACGGACTATGGAGGCTTGGGAATAAAATGTCTCAAGCAGCAAGCACTGGCGTTGAGAGTACGTTGGGAGTGGCTACTCCGTACAGATCCAAATAGACCATGGCAGGGTCTTCCCATGGCCACGGACGGCATGGCAAAGAGGGTATTTGATAGCTTGGTGTGCATCAAGGTGGGCAATGGTAGTAGAGTCCAATTTTGGAGCAACATATGGATCTTTGGTTTCGCGGTCATCGACATTGTGCCACTAATCCATGGCCTTGTTGATACCCGCACACGCAACCGACGCAAGGTGGAGCAAGCACTTGACAATGAGGCATGGTTGCAGGACATTAATGGTGACCTTTCCTTCTCGGCACACCTACAGCTCCTTCATCTTGGCAGGCAATCGCCATGGTTCCGAGGGATTCCCACACCGACGATCAATTCTCGTGGCCGGGTGATGCCTCAGGAGTTTACACTGCACTGTCTGTTTATCAAAGACTCTGCCTCGGGATGGAGAAATCGTCCTTCGCAGCATGCATTTGGAGGAGCTGGCCCCCCTCAGATGCAAGATCTTCATGTGGCTGGCCGCCCAGCATCGCATTTGGACCTCGGATCGACGGGCCAGACACGGTCTGCAGGCTCTTCCTTCGCCATGCTACACCTgtcttcaagaggaagataa